From Choristoneura fumiferana chromosome 7, NRCan_CFum_1, whole genome shotgun sequence, the proteins below share one genomic window:
- the LOC141429878 gene encoding chymotrypsin-1-like, translated as MLHGCAFTSFTDPQSFYSSHRIVGGIEAPDGSAPYMVALLVGDIVPSLLCGGSLIAPQRMLTAAHCIEPMKSWTGGLLQILRSARAVLGTNKWSDERRTAQFSGYRIHPEYDRWNIKNDIGLIFTTNEVVLDKRVNIIALNYERMRGGENIIVTGWGTTTLWGEIPDQLQLLYVKVMSPSLCEHAVKEAQGELRYPPVNHEVEICTKHEKGAGHGMCHGDSGSALVDELGKQVGIVSWGWPCARNHPDIHARISAFLDFLSE; from the exons ATGTTACATGG cTGTGCATTTACCAGCTTTACGGACCCTCAGAGCTTCTACTCTTCGCACCGCATAGTCGGTGGTATCGAGGCCCCTGATGGTTCTGCTCCTTACATGGTTGCTCTGCTTGTTGGGGACATAGTGCCGAGTCTCCTGTGCGGGGGGTCGCTGATCGCCCCGCAACGGATGCTCACCGCCGCACATTGCATTGAACCGATGAAGAGTTGGACTGGTGGATTACTTC AAATCCTCAGATCAGCTCGCGCTGTTCTCGGCACCAACAAATGGTCTGACGAGCGAAGAACTGCCCAGTTCTCAGGATACAGGATCCATCCAGAGTACGACCGTTGGAACATCAAGAACGACATAGGTCTAATCTTCACGACAAATGAAGTGGTGTTGGATAAACGAGTCAATATTATCGCGCTGAACTATGAACGGATGCGAGGGGGAGAGAACATCATTGTCACTGGATGGGGAACTACCACG TTATGGGGCGAGATTCCCGACCAGCTGCAGCTGTTATACGTAAAAGTGATGTCTCCCTCGCTGTGCGAGCATGCTGTAAAAGAGGCGCAAGGGGAGCTACGCTATCCACCTGTAAACCATGAAGTGGAGATCTGCACCAAGCATGAGAAAGGAGCTGGACATGGGATGTGCCAT GGCGACTCAGGCAGTGCCCTCGTGGACGAGCTGGGTAAGCAAGTGGGCATAGTTTCGTGGGGCTGGCCCTGCGCAAGAAACCACCCGGACATTCACGCAAGGATCAGCGCATTTTTGGATTTCTTATCAGAGTAA
- the LOC141429486 gene encoding zinc finger autosomal protein-like, producing the protein MAAARGTPAISDLGTVTMNSEGYPVLILPKKCTTLETNCGVSDNVFIEVNISSPDTEGKETCLYTGFCNVKLIDSYAMNVSQTQNPPKDITTEYNDSDLISVLVDESGNQIADAFNQSQVWIDPARSPYVYNHYDTENPEHYSIYHNTRTNHITVEQHNTYITQNVYSCKEPVSYTTTDDFEHKKFRKIQVSESSAQQAAPEPNFNLYEEDEFECGVFLSNLPEEILNEKENRVREEKKYIGLPSDNGALKQLMSSDIQSSTKQRKTILFLGHDSHYGQTIQKIAMNDPFLVCSVKEEVQSQVVYEEPNYSNPNQKKYQCDKCKQIFDQIIEFRQHMVGDHISPRNLDGKTIGEIKFLCTECGKHIKSQKKFEQHCMSHGDPELECSKCHKVFASKFTLRAHYKIHSRKYGCIYCSKTYSKTEALRAHIGKVHCIFLCDNCDFKTNKRADLKEHVLIHKNNLSDTDTLLSLDGDVLEDSNESDIITLQKQEDHIEHNTDIQYIQDEDIRRADSVIAKVMSNEIFGSKGKTRQYRKCNKVCDVCLKVFDRIGDLKRHLIEHIIKSTLDKIPVSRNGTLNIQCEVCQAETFTKVDRYKAHLREHAKLTIYKCTFCDKSFSDSSNFSKHKKIHGTTYLQCDLCHRKFNSKRMLIQHMEYHNKNDPIPCRFCHKMFHFESMLNKHIKCAHANTLNKFKCRFCCSYFKTLKEKWDHEWSIHNVRKMIVDCLMCDSKFRKYTELKKHCSVVHNVEIPPAKKLCPNSK; encoded by the exons ATGGCTGCAGCACGTG gtacaccCGCAATCTCGGATCTGGGTACCGTCACAATGAATTCCGAAGGTTACCCTGTACTTATATTGCCAAAAAAGTGCACCACATTGGAAACCAACTGTGGGGTATCTGACAACGTATTTATAGAAGTAAACATCTCTTCACCCGACACTGAGGGGAAAGAGACGTGTTTATACACGGGATTCTGTAACGTTAAGTTGATTGACAGTTATGCTATGAATGTGTCTCAAACTCAAAATCCTCCGAAAGACATCACTACGGAGTACAATGATAGTGACCTTATATCTGTGTTAGTTGATGAATCAGGCAACCAAATAGCTGATGCATTTAACCAATCCCAAGTATGGATAGATCCAGCAAGGAGTCCGTATGTCTACAACCACTATGATACGGAAAATCCTGAGCATTATTCTATCTACCACAACACAAGAACTAACCATATAACTGTTGAACAACATAACACGTATATAACTCAGAATGTTTATAGCTGTAAAGAGCCTGTGTCATATACAACTACAGATGACTTTGAGCATAAAAAGTTTCGGAAGATTCAAGTGAGTGAATCAAGTGCCCAGCAAGCAGCTCCGGAGCCGaatttcaatttgtatgaaGAAGATGAGTTCGAATGCGGAGTGTTTCTGTCGAATTTACCTGAAGAGATCCTTAACGAGAAGGAGAATAGAGTGAGGGAAGAAAAGAAGTATATTGGTCTACCGAGTGATAACGGCGCACTGAAGCAGTTGATGTCCTCGGACATCCAGTCTTCTACGAAGCAGAGGAAGACTATATTGTTCCTCGGTCATGATTCTCATTACGGACAGACAATACAGAAGATTGCTATGAATGATCCGTTCTTGGTTTGTTCTGTGAAGGAGGAGGTCCAGTCTCAAGTGGTGTATG AAGAACCAAACTACTCCAATCCAAACCAGAAAAAATACCAATGCGACAAATGCAAGCAGATATTCGACCAAATAATAGAATTTCGCCAACACATGGTCGGCGACCACATCAGCCCGAGAAACCTCGACGGCAAAACCATAGGCGAGATAAAATTCCTCTGCACAGAGTGCGGGAAACATATAAAATCTCAAAAGAAATTCGAGCAACACTGCATGAGCCATGGGGATCCAGAACTAGAGTGCAGTAAGTGCCACAAAGTCTTCGCTTCAAAATTTACTCTAAGAGCCCATTATAAGATCCACAGTCGTAAATACGGATGCATTTACTGTTCTAAGACTTACTCAAAAACGGAGGCTCTGCGAGCACATATAGGGAAAGTCCACTGCATTTTCCTCTGTGATAATTGTGACTTCAAAACTAATAAACGAGCTGATTTGAAGGAACATGTGCtgatacataaaaataatttaagtgatACAGATACACTGCTGTCCCTTGATGGTGATGTATTGGAGGATTCCAATGAGTCTGATATCATCACGCTACAAAAGCAGGAGGATCATATTGAGCATAACACTGATATTCAGTATATTCAGGACGAGGATATTCGGAGAGCGGACTCGGTTATAGCCAAAGTGATGTCCAACGAGATCTTTGGCTCCAAAGGGAAGACGAGGCAGTACAGGAAGTGCAATAAG GTGTGCGATGTGTGCCTAAAAGTGTTCGACCGCATCGGGGACCTGAAGCGGCACCTCATAGAGCACATCATCAAGAGCACCCTCGACAAGATCCCCGTCAGTCGCAACGGCACGCTGAACATCCAATGCGAGGTCTGCCAGGCAGAGACCTTCACCAAAGTTGACAG GTACAAGGCCCATTTGCGCGAACACGCCAAACTAACCATATACAAGTGCACTTTCTGCGACAAGTCCTTCAGCGACTCAAGCAATTTCTCAAAACACAAGAAAATCCACGGAACGACCTATCTCCAATGCGATCTGTGCCACAGAAAATTCAACTCCAAACGTATGCTGATTCAACACATGGAATACCACAACAAAAATGACCCTATTCCGTGCAGATTTTGCCACAAGATGTTCCATTTTGAATCCATGTTGAACAAACATATCAAATGTGCACACGCGAATACTCTAAACAAGTTCAAATGTAGGTTTTGCTGCAGTTATTTTAAGACTTTAAAAGAGAAATGGGACCATGAGTGGTCGATTCACAATGTTAGGAAGATGATAGTCGATTGTCTGATGTGTGATTCTAAGTTTAGGAAATATACGGAGCTTAAAAAGCACTGTTCTGTTGTTCATAATGTGGAGATTCCACCGGCTAAGAAGTTGTGTCCTAATTCTAAATAG